In Salipiger sp. CCB-MM3, the genomic stretch CCGATGTCCACAGACTGTGGAAAAGATGAGGCAAGACAGCGGCTTGTGTGAAATTCGCCACTTGGGGCAAAAATTTGCTCACGAAATGGCGATTTTTAGCTACTCTGAATGTGCCTGGGGTCGCTGCCACGACCAATCAAATCGAAGATTTTCTGCTTCTGGTGGTAGTGCCACGCCCGCATTTTAAGGGCGGCGTCTGACGTTCGGGTCTAGGAAAGGCGATTACAGCCAAACGTTCCATTTAGTCTTTAAGTAAGAGTGGCGCCCGGGGTTTTCCCCGGGTGTCTATTTTTTGCGGCCCGCGCCTCCTGCGGAAGGTTGAACCGATGCCCCGCCGGATATACATTCAAGGATGTAGATCATCCGTGTGGAGGCGATCATGCAAGTTTCGAAATGGGGCAACTCCCTCGCCGTGCGCCTGCCTGCTGATCTCGTACGCGAGCTTGGCTTGAAAGAGGGTGACCGGATCGACCTGCACCCCGATGCGCGCGGCCTTGCGGTGAGCCGGGCGGAACGGCCCGAGGAGATCCTCCAAGGCCTCCGCCGGTTCCGCGGGCGATTGCCCGATGCCGCCCGGCTGAGCCGCGACGAGGCCAACGCGCGCTGAGATGGCGCAGAGCTTTTTCGACACCAATGTGATCCTCTACCTGCTGGGCGAGGGGCCGAAGGCGGATCGCGCCGAGACGCTGCTTGCTCAGGGCGGGGTGATCAGCGTGCAGGTGCTGAACGAGGCGCTGGTCAATTGCCGCCGGAAGGCCAAGATGAGCCATGAGGAGGCCGGGGAGTTCCTCGGCGCGATCCGAGCGCTCTGCGAGACCCGCCCATTGACCGAAGGCACCCATGACATCGGTCGCGCGCTTGGCACGCGCTACGGGTTCTCGGTCTACGATTCCATGATCGTGGCGGCGGCGCTCGAGGCGGGCTGCGAGACGCTGTGGTCAGAGGACATGCACGATGGGCTGCTGGTCGAAGGGCGCCTGCGCATCGTCAATCCCTTTCGTCCCGGCTAAAGCCGCGCTCACGGCGTTTTCACCCAAACCTCACAAATTTGGGAACTTTTCGCGACCTCCTGCCGTTGCCGTCTTGATAAGCGGTCGGTGCAAGGGACAGGTACGGATTGAAACGCGGGATCTTCCTGAGCATTCCTCTGCTGCTTGCCGGATGCGGCGGGCGTCACAACTGGCTCGCTTCGGCGGGAGAAGAAGCGCAATCCGTCGAAACCCTGTTCTGGGTCGTGCTGGCCGGTGCGGCGGTGATCTGGACGCTGGTGATCGGCGCGGCCACCTACGCCCACCGCGCCGAGGCCAAGCCCGAACGTGAGCAACAGGCCCGAAGGTTCATCATCTGGGGCGGCGTGGCGCTGCCGGTGGTGGTCGTGGGCGGGCTGCTGATCTGGGGCCTGCTGATCCTCAAGGACATCACCGCCGATGATGGCGCGCTGACAGTGCGCGTGGATGGCGAGCGCTGGTGGTGGCGGGTGATCTATGACACCCCCGAAGGCCCGGTGACCACCGCCAATGAGATCCGCCTGCCGCTTGGCGAACCGGCCCTGTTCCGCCTCACCGCCGACGATGTGATCCATTCGTTCTGGGTGCCCGCGCTGGGGGGCAAGATGGACATGATCCCCGGACGCGAGACGACGCTGGCGCTGACCCCGCAAAAGCTGGGCAACTGGGGCGGGCTCTGCGCCGAGTTCTGCGGCGGTGCCCATGCGCTGATGCGCTTCGATGCCATCGTCATGGAGCCCGAAGCGTTTGACGCATGGCTCGCGCAAGAGGCGCAGCCCGCGCAGGTGGCCGAGGGCGATCCGGGCTTTGCCATTTTCGACGAAGAGGGCTGCGGCGCCTGCCATGCCATTCGCGGCACCGAGGCGCAGGGCCCGGTGGGGCCGGATTTCACCCATCTGGCCTCGCGCGACAAGCTGGGTGCGGGCATCTACGCCATGAGCCCGGACAATATGGCGCGCTGGATCACCGACACCCACGAGATGAAGCCCGATATCGACATGCCCGCCTATCCGGGCCTGCAAGGCGAGCGGCTCGACGCGCTCGTGACCTTCCTGATGAGTTTGGAATGAGCCGCGCATGACCGAAGAGATCGACCTCTCCAAGCTGCCCCCTGCCGAGCCCTACGACAAGGCGCGCGATGAGGCGCAGCGCGCGCGGCTGATGAAGGTCTGGGAGACGCCCACCGGTTGGCGGCGCGTCTCGGCGGTGAACAACTCGTCGGTGGGCAAATGGTACCTGCTGACGTCCTTCGCGTTTTTCACCTTCGCCGGGTTTCTGGCGCTGCTGATCCGGGCGCAACTGGCGGTGCCGAACAACGATCTTCTGTCGCAGAGCCTCTACAACCAGCTGTTCACCCTGCACGGCACGGCGATGATGTTCCTTTTCGCGGTGCCGATCTTCGAGGCGGTGGCGATCCTGATCCTGCCCGAGATCCTTGGCGCGCGCGACCTGCCGTTCCCACGGCTCTCGGCCTTTGGATACTGGTGCTTCCTGATCGGCGGGGTCTTCGTCTGCGGCTCGGTGTTCTTTGGCGTCGCGCCGGATGGCGGCTGGTTCATGTATGCGCCGCTGTCGTCCAACCCCGATTACAGCGGCCTAGGGGCCGACATCTGGCTGCTCGGGCTGTCGTTCATCGAGGTGTCGTCCATCGCCGCCGCCGTCGAGTTGATCGTCGGCGTGCTGAAGTCGCGCCCGCCGGGGATGCGGCTGAACCTCATTCCGCTCTACTGCTGGTACGTGCTGGTGGTGGCGGGGATGATCCTATTCGCCTTCCCGCCGCTGATCGCTGGCGATCTGCTGCTGGAGATGGAGCGGGCGTTCAACTGGGCCTTCTTCGATCCCGACCGGGGCGGCGATCCGCTGCTGTGGCAGCACCTTTTCTGGATCTTCGGCCACCCCGAGGTCTATATCATCTTCCTGCCCTCCATCGCGCTCATCGCGACCATCCTGCCGACCTTCGCCGGGCGGCCCATGGTCGGCCATTCGTGGATCGTGCTGTCGGCGGTGGGTGTGGCCTTCCTGTCGTTCGGTCTGTGGGTGCACCACATGTTCACCACCGGCCTGCCGGAGATCTCGCTGAGTTTCTTCTCGGCGGCCTCCGAGGCGGTGGCGGTGCCGACGGGCATCCAGATCTTCTGCTTTATCGCCACCATGCTGGTCAGCAAGGTGCGCCGCTCGGTGCCGATGCTGTTTGCCGGGGGGGCGATGGCGATCTTCGTCTTTGGCGGGCTGACCGGCGTGATGGTGGCGCTGGTGCCCTTCGACTGGCAGGCGCATGACAGCTACTTCGTCGTGGCGCACCTGCATTACACGCTGATCGGCGGCATGCTCTTCCCGCTCTTTGCCGGGGTGCACTACTGGTACCCGTTCGTCACGCAAAAGAAGATGTCCGACAGGCTGGGGCGCTGGAGCTTCTGGCTGATGTTCGGTGGTTTCAACCTTGCCTTCCTGCCGATGCATTGGACCGGGGTGATGGGCATGCCGCGCCGGGTCTGGACCTATGATGTGACCGACGGCTGGGCGGTGCTGAACATGGTCTCGACGCTGGGTGCGTTCATCTTCGCCGCGGGCTTCGTGGTGCTGGCGGTGAACGTGCTCTGGCCGCGCGGCAAGGCGCCGCTGGTCGAGCGCAACCTGTGGAATGCCGGCACGATGGAGTGGGGCGCCGAAGTGCCCGACAAGCCGTGGGGCGTGCGGTCGATCCCCTATATCCACACCCGCTATCCGCTTTGGGAACAAAAGGACCTGCTGGGCGAGATGGACCGGGGCGAGTGGTTCCTGCCCGACGCCGAAGAGGGCAAACGCGAGCTGATCATCACCGACATCCTCGACGCGCGCCCGCTCTATGTGCAGCGGGTCGGCGGGCCGAGCTATCTGACCATCGGGGCCGCCGTCTGCCTTGGCGCGGTGTTCATCCTTGCCACGTTCCACCTCTGGGCGCTGACGCTGATCTTCGGCGCGGGCTTTGTCGGCTTCACGCTCTGGTGGCTCTGGACCGGCACCTCGGAAATCCCTGAAAAGCCTGAAAAAGCGGCGGGCAGGGGCCTTGTGCTGCCGACCTATGCGCAGGGCAACAGCTCGCCCGGCTGGTGGGCGGTGTTCATCACCATGACCGGCGACATGACCGCCTTCATGGGGCTGGTGTTCAGCTACTTCTTCTATTGGACCGCGCTGCCTGACTTCCTGCCCGAGGCGGCGAAACTGCCGGGTTTCGGCTGGCTCATCATCGGCCTTGCGCTGTTGCTGGCGGGTTGGGTGACGGCGCTTTTTGCGCGTGAGCGTCTGTCGGCTGGCGCGCAGGGTCAGGCGATGGGGCTTTTGGTCGCCGGTGTGCCGCTTGGCGCGCTGGGGATCGGCGCGTGGTGCTGGGCGGCGTGGAGCGCCGGGCTGGACCCTACCGCGGCATCCTTCGACGCAACTGTCTGGGTACTGATCCTGTGGATGGGGCTGCACCTGCTGCTCGATGCGGTGATGCGGCTTTACGTGGCGGCGCGCATTTGGCGCGGGCGCTGCACGCCGCGCTACCGCGCCGACAGCGTGAACC encodes the following:
- the ctaD gene encoding cytochrome c oxidase subunit I, which encodes MTEEIDLSKLPPAEPYDKARDEAQRARLMKVWETPTGWRRVSAVNNSSVGKWYLLTSFAFFTFAGFLALLIRAQLAVPNNDLLSQSLYNQLFTLHGTAMMFLFAVPIFEAVAILILPEILGARDLPFPRLSAFGYWCFLIGGVFVCGSVFFGVAPDGGWFMYAPLSSNPDYSGLGADIWLLGLSFIEVSSIAAAVELIVGVLKSRPPGMRLNLIPLYCWYVLVVAGMILFAFPPLIAGDLLLEMERAFNWAFFDPDRGGDPLLWQHLFWIFGHPEVYIIFLPSIALIATILPTFAGRPMVGHSWIVLSAVGVAFLSFGLWVHHMFTTGLPEISLSFFSAASEAVAVPTGIQIFCFIATMLVSKVRRSVPMLFAGGAMAIFVFGGLTGVMVALVPFDWQAHDSYFVVAHLHYTLIGGMLFPLFAGVHYWYPFVTQKKMSDRLGRWSFWLMFGGFNLAFLPMHWTGVMGMPRRVWTYDVTDGWAVLNMVSTLGAFIFAAGFVVLAVNVLWPRGKAPLVERNLWNAGTMEWGAEVPDKPWGVRSIPYIHTRYPLWEQKDLLGEMDRGEWFLPDAEEGKRELIITDILDARPLYVQRVGGPSYLTIGAAVCLGAVFILATFHLWALTLIFGAGFVGFTLWWLWTGTSEIPEKPEKAAGRGLVLPTYAQGNSSPGWWAVFITMTGDMTAFMGLVFSYFFYWTALPDFLPEAAKLPGFGWLIIGLALLLAGWVTALFARERLSAGAQGQAMGLLVAGVPLGALGIGAWCWAAWSAGLDPTAASFDATVWVLILWMGLHLLLDAVMRLYVAARIWRGRCTPRYRADSVNLTLFTHFLALTAVVIFALLALFPMLMGVA
- a CDS encoding PIN domain-containing protein, with product MAQSFFDTNVILYLLGEGPKADRAETLLAQGGVISVQVLNEALVNCRRKAKMSHEEAGEFLGAIRALCETRPLTEGTHDIGRALGTRYGFSVYDSMIVAAALEAGCETLWSEDMHDGLLVEGRLRIVNPFRPG
- a CDS encoding AbrB/MazE/SpoVT family DNA-binding domain-containing protein produces the protein MQVSKWGNSLAVRLPADLVRELGLKEGDRIDLHPDARGLAVSRAERPEEILQGLRRFRGRLPDAARLSRDEANAR
- the coxB gene encoding cytochrome c oxidase subunit II, which codes for MKRGIFLSIPLLLAGCGGRHNWLASAGEEAQSVETLFWVVLAGAAVIWTLVIGAATYAHRAEAKPEREQQARRFIIWGGVALPVVVVGGLLIWGLLILKDITADDGALTVRVDGERWWWRVIYDTPEGPVTTANEIRLPLGEPALFRLTADDVIHSFWVPALGGKMDMIPGRETTLALTPQKLGNWGGLCAEFCGGAHALMRFDAIVMEPEAFDAWLAQEAQPAQVAEGDPGFAIFDEEGCGACHAIRGTEAQGPVGPDFTHLASRDKLGAGIYAMSPDNMARWITDTHEMKPDIDMPAYPGLQGERLDALVTFLMSLE